The following DNA comes from Tachypleus tridentatus isolate NWPU-2018 chromosome 9, ASM421037v1, whole genome shotgun sequence.
ATTAAACAGTAGATTCAGTTTaagttatacataaaatatagaacatgGTGTACAAGATATTAAACAGTAGATTCAGTTTaagttatacataaaatatagaacatgGCATACAAGATATTAAACAATAGATTCAGTTTaagttatacataaaatatagaacatgGGGTACAAGGTATTAAACAATAGATTCAGTTTCAGTTATATACTGGTGATAATGTAACATACTGATCATTTTTTCTCACTAGAGggttataaacattacaaaatattacaataacaaaacaaatttagaacAATAAGGTTAAAACTTCTTTCGGTTTTTGTAACATTCAATCATTTCAGTTAACCTACAAAAAGTCACAGTTCACCAGcttttttattatacactgtTAACATCTGCCACAGTGAGTAGAAATCAtcacttgtttttttattatacactgtTAACATCTGCCACAATGTGTAGAAACAAATCTTCATTTGTTTTTTTGATTATACACTTAACATCTGCTACAGCAAGTAGaaatcttcatttattttttttattatacactgtTAACATCTGCCACAATGTGTAGAAACAAATCTTCATTTGTTTTTTTGATTATACACTTAACATCTGCCACAGCGAGTAGAAatcttcatttgtttttttattatacactgtTAACATCTGCCACAGTGATTagaaaatttcatttgttttttattatacactgTTAACACCTGCCACAGTGTGTAtaaatgttcatttgtttttattacacactGTTAACATCTGTCACAGTGTGTAGAAAtgttcatttgtattttattacacaCTGTTAACATCTGTCACAGTGTGTAgaaatgttcatttgttttttattacacacTGTTAACATCTGCCACAGTGTGTAGgaatgttcatttgttttttttattacacactGTTAACATCTGCCACAGTGTGTAgaaatgttcatttgttttttattacacacTGTTAACATCTGCCACAGTGAGTAGAAATGTTCATTTGCTTTTTCTGGTTAAGTGCACCTTGATTCATTTTTTAATTCCAACTTTCTGGAAGAATGTGTTTTGAAACCAGAGTGACAAAAGCAGacttaaatttgtttgttctATAAGCAAGATcttacttataattttaaaataaatatataaatgacattttatattaaGACTGACAACAACATTGGAGAGATAACATAAAATTAGAGACATCTAAGTGAAAGACATGTTTTCAgataaattgaaaacaataaaagtaactcACAGTTTTGATCCAACCTTGTACTAAATAAAGTAACTCACAGTTTTGATCCAAtcttttactaaataaagtaactCACAGTTTTGATCCAATCAtttactaaataaagtaactcacagttttgatccaatcttttactaaataaagtaactcacagttttgatccaaccttttacaaaataaagtaactcacagttttgatcttttactaaataaagtaactCACAGTTTTTccaacttttacaaaataaagtaactcACAGTTTTGATCCAACTCActtttactaaataaagtaactCACAGTTTTGATCCAACTCACAGTTTTGATCCAACCTTGTACTAAATAAAGTTCCAACcttttactaaataaagtaactcacagttttgatccaatcttttactaaataaacagtaactcacagttttgatccaaccttttactaaataaagtaactCACAGTTTTGTTCCAACcttttactaaataaagtaactcacagttttgatccaaccttttactaaataaagtaactcacagttttgatccaaccttttactaaataaagtaactcacagttttgatccaaccttttactaaataaagtaactCACAGTTTTGATCCAACCTTTTACAAAATAAGGTAACTCACAGTTTTGATCCAaccttttacaaaataaagtaactcACAATCTTTAACTAAATAAAGTAACTCACAGTTTTGATCTAATCTTTTACAGTAACTCACAGTTTTGATCCAACCTTGTACTAAATAAAGTAACTCACAGTTTTGATCAAtcttttactaaataaagtaactcaccaaccttttacaaaatttactaaataaagtaactcacagttttgatccaatcttttactaaataaagtaactCACAGTTTTGATCCAACCTTGTACTAAATAAAGTAACTCACAGTTTTGATCCAAtcttttactaaataaagtaactCACAGTTTTGAGTAACTCACATCCAACcttttactaaataaagtaactCACAGTTTTGATCCAACCTTTTACACAGTTTTGATCCAACcttttactaaataaagtaactcacagttttgatccaaccttttactaaataaagtaactcacagtaactcacagttttgatccaatctttttaaataaagtaactcaCAATGATCCAACcttttactaaataaagtaactCACAGTTTTGATCCAACCTTTTACTAAATAACTCACAGTTTTGATCCAACcttttactaaataaagtaactcacagttttgttaaataaagtaactcacagttttgatccaaccttttactaaataaagtaactCACAGTTTTGATCCAACTCACAgtttttactaaataaagtaactCACAGTTTTGATCACAATCcttttactaaataaagtaactcacagttttgatccaatcttttactaaataaagtaactcacagttttgatccaaccttttactaaataaagtaactcacagttttgatccaatcttttactaaataaagtaactcacagttttgatccaatcttttactaaataaagtaactcacagttttgtaactcacagttttgatcaatcttttactaaataaagtaactcacagttttgatctcttttactaaataaagtaactcacagttttgatccaatcttttactaaataaagtaactcacagttttgatccaatcttttactaaataaagtaactcacagttttgatccaaccttttactaaataaagtaactCACAGTTTTGTTCCAACcttttactaaataaagtaactcacagttttgatccaaccttttactaaataaagtaactcacagttttgatccaaccttttactaaataaagtaactCACAGTTTTGATCCAACCTTTTACAAAATAAGGTAACTCACAGTTTTGATCCAaccttttacaaaataaagtaactcACAGTTTTGATCCAATCTTTACCTAAATAAAGTAACTCACAGTTTTGATCCAaccttttacaaaataaagtaactcacagttttgatccaaccttttactaaataaagtaactcacagttttgatccttttacaaaataaagtaactcacagttttgatccaaccttttactaaataaagtaactcacagttttgatccaaccttttactaaataaagtaactcacagttttgatccaaccttttactaaataaagtaactcacagttttgatccaatcttttactaaataaagtaactcacagttttgatccaaccttttactaaataaagtaactcacagttttgatccaatcttttactaaataaagtaactcacagttttgatccaaccttttacaaaataaagtaactcacagttttgatccaaccttttacaaaataaagtaactcacagttttgatccaaccttttacaaaataaagtaactcacagttttgatccaaccttttacaaaataaagtaactcACAGTTTTGATCCAATCTTTAACTAAATAAAGTAACTCACAGTTTTGATCTAAtcttttactaaataaagtaatttacagttttgatccaatcttttacaaaataaagtaactcACAGTTTTGATCCAATCCTTTCTTTCAATTTCTCCAATTCTTCAAAAGACATCTCTGCAAGTtctatacataaaaacattagttctatacatttataatttcatttacattgcTCTAAAACTTAAATCAGTTACCATACAAACATTagctgaaattataattttatttctagttgaaaacaaacaagttattattaCTGGTGTtaatattaatagataattaagcaaattaaaaaaaatattgttttgctaGATTCACAAATGCAGTATTCAGTGTAACTTGTCACGTATGGCAATCATTAAAAACCACGTATACTAAatctaaagaaacaaattaagaaTGAAGTTGGACACACAAAAAAAGATGTAACTTTTGTACAGGTCTCCTACTCAcaaagaactgataaatttgtaCAAATTGTTTTAGTTTCATGTATAAATACGAAATATTATGGTATATATAAATCagtgtttataacaatatattttaaacagtaatCAAACAATCCTTAAAGtttaaacagttatataaaactttatcaaacaaTTCTAATTTAAAtagacttttattaaaaatttattaaacatgttttaatataattcattaaatatatttgaatattttcaccaCTATGTTAGAGAAAAAAATTGTAGCTAcacaggagaaaaaaaaagaaaaattatttagtcTGGTTATTTTGTGAGGAAGTTTTGAAAACAGTGTCCAAAGAAATATTAAGAATGCCTTACCCTGTCTCAGAACAGTCCTGTGAGCCTcatcctaaaataacaaaaatattcttacaaCTAACTTGTCAGTTAgaagtattaacattttaacaacaaaagtcAGAAGAGATGTTTTACATTCTTATGTAAAACTtatttatgagaaataaaacaaaatttcactttaACCTAATCGATGGAAATCACATGAATATATCAGACTATACTCAACCTTTCAGAAACAACTACTGTGTGACACCTCAGCCTGTTTTGGCACAACTGCATCACTGAACACAATTTAGTAAAATAGAATACATATGAAATGACCAAAAGAAATAATGTCTTCACAGTAATATTCATTCTTATTTacacaacaaaaaatatgaaaatatattctggtaaaataaaaatatacaaaatgactAAAGAGACAATGTCCTTCCAAGGATTTTTATCCTTAAAAATACTTACAAGTTCAATTAATTTATCATttgaataattgtaattattaacaatacaAAAACCAATTTAGTTTAATTGCTTTAATCATACTTTGATCAATGTAATCAATGTTAATAGATAATCAATTATTCCAATTAATCAATTAAATTGCTAAGTTTGAATTTTAATGCACTGGGGAAAATGGAACGGCCAGAATAAGAAATTTTACCAAGACCATAACTCTAATGTAGTTTTGTATCAGAAAGATCCAAGTTCATAGCTGGAGTGAAACAGTTGGGTAAGGTCATCACAAATAACTCCCTAACCTGCTCTGTGTTCACAGCTGGAGTAAAACAATTGGATAAGGTCATCACAAATAACTCCCTAACGTGCTCTGTGTTCATAGCTGGAGTAAAACAGTTGGATAAGGTCATCACAAATAACTTCCTAAACTGCTCTGTGTTCATAGCTGGAGTAAAACAGTTAGATAAGGTCATCACAAATAACTCCCTAACCTGCTCTGTGTTCACAGCTGGAGTAAAACAATTGGATAAGGTCATCACAAATAACTCCCTAACCTGCTCTGTGTTCATAGCTGGAGTAATCCAGTTGGATAAGGTCATCACAAATAACTCCCTAACCTGCTCTGTGTTCATAGCTGGAGTAAAACAGTTGGAATAGGTCATACAAATAACTCCCTAACCTGCTCTGTGTTCATAGCTGGAGTAAAACAGTTGGATAAGGTCATCACAAATAACTTCCTAACCTGCTCTGTGTTCATAGCTGGAGTAAAACAGTTGGATAAGGTCATCACAAATAACTTCCTAACCTGCTCTGTGTTCATAGCTGGAGTAAAACAGTTGGATAAGGTCATCACAAATAACTCCCTAACCTGCTCTGTGTTCATAGCTGGAGTAAAACAGTTGGATAAGGTCATCACAAATAACTCCCTAACCTGCTCTGTGTTCATAGCTGGAGTAAAACAGTTGGATAAGGTCATCACAAATAACTTCCTAACCTGCTCTGTGTTCATAGCTGGAGTAAAACAGTTGGATAAGGTCATCACAAATAACTTCCTAACCTGCTCTGTGTTCATAGCTGGAGTAAAACAGTTGGATAAGGTCATCACAAATAACTTCCTAACCTGCTCTGTGTTCATAGCTGGAGTAAAACAGTTGGATAAGGTCATCACAAATAACTCCCTAACCTGCTCTGTGTTCATAGCTGGAGTAAAACAGTTGGATAAGGTCATCACAAATAACTTCCTAACCTGCTCTGTGTTCATAGCTGGAGTAAAACAGTTGGATAAGGTCATCACAAATAACTTCCTAACCTGCTCTGTGTTCATAGCTGGAGTAAAACAGTTGGATAAGGTCATCACAAATAACTCCCTAACCTGCTCTGTGTTCATAGCTGGAGTAAAACAGTTGGATAAGGTCATCACAAATAACTCCCTAGCCTGCTCTGTGTTTTCACTTGACATTCtctattatacacttttctagcaaaaattattttgtgaatgtaTTTGCCTATCTTCACTcctgctgtttttttttgtttttcttactgacCCTACAAATTTATGAATAACATAAACTTGACCACTTTACTTAATATGGCTGTCTACTTGGTGCCCAgtgtttaatttcattattcaaaatACCAAACTTATTTTGAGATTACTGATAACAAtgctaaatatgaatattaaagacGTCCATTGATGTGTCACACTGATGTGTCAACCAAGGGATATTTCTCTTGTGATCATGaataaacattaactgatatatCTATCTGCtatcaaaattttgaaataaaataatttttggatGTGACACAGAAAGTTAGCTGTTAATAAGGTTATGAATATAGGGTTTTAACTTCAGGTACATAAATTGGAAAATGTTAGTCAGACCATGCAGGTTTATAGCATCTCTTGTGGATATTTTTCTTCACCAACTGCTCAAAGAGCCTTCTTGAAACAAAGATACTCTAATACAAAAATGATTGACAAGGTGGAAGTTGGTGAACATCTGGGTGTAACTGTCCAATGTTTAATCAGTaatgtcgaaaaaacccacttgtagagaaatatatatatgtccaATGTTTAATTAGATTAACTGCTTTACTGCATATGGAGATCAGAAATAATGGAATTCTGGTGACAAGtatcataaaagtaaattttgaaaagATACAACAAGAATTATACTTTGTGAATTGGACAAATGGAAatactgatcaaatgtggaattttaatattctatatgaTATCTTTGCTGCAGGAAGAAGAAAAAAGCTTGGTTAGAAGTAAAACACCAGGTTGGTTTACAaggaatataacaaataaaaacattataaatgtaataatcaTAAATCAACTGTAATGAAAGGAGGCTTAGAAAATTACAGGTGATCAAGACAGTTGGTTAAACAAGACATCAAGCAGTTAGAAAGGATATATGCAAATAAGTTAGCTGAAAATGTAAAAGTCAACACTATGAAGTTTTTTTAATGCATTAATGTTaagcaaaatgttagaatgggagTTAGGTCTGTGTAGGGTAATAGAGGAAGGCTCATATCTAATTCTAGACAGTTGGGCTACTATGTTCTACTTTTACTTTAACTGTTCCTAATGGAAATTAAAACAGAATTTCTCATCCTAAACACTCACCAGATGGAAACAAAAATGATTAAGTTGATTACATTAATTATGAAATTATCAAGAAAAAACTGAGAAGATCAAAGAACAACAAGTCTCAGGTAATATTTCCTGAGGAGTATAAAAGTAGATTAATGATTGCACATGGTAATATTTCCCAAGGAGTATAAAAGTAGATTAATGATTGCACATGGTAATATTTCCCAAGGAGTATAAAAGTAGATTAATGATTGCACATGGTAATATTTCCCGAGGGGTATAAAAGTAGATTAATGATTGCACATGGTAATATTTCCCGAGGAGTATAAAAGTAGATTAATGATTGCACATGGTAATATTTCCCGAGGAGTATAAAAGTAGATTAATGATTGCACATGGTAATATTTCCCGAGGAGTATAAAAGTAGATTAATGATTGCACATGGTAATATTTCCCGAGGAGTATAAAAGTAGATTAATGATTGCACATGGTAATATTTCCCGAGGAGTATAAAAGTAGATAAATGATTGCACATGGTAATATTTCCCGAGGAGTATAAAAGTAGATTAATGATTGCACATGGTAATATTTCCTGAGGAGTATAAAAGTAGATTAATGATTGCACATGGAAGCCACTCAATACTATTTTTCTTTAGTAAATCCATCATTATTGGATAAGTGCCAGAAGACTGAACATTAGTGTTACTTCTCTTACCAAGGGATGTGATGAAAACTGCCCTGTTAATTTTAAACCTATCAGTTTTATATCACTGGTGTCAAAATTTTTTAAACGTATGATAAAAATTACTTGCAAATTCAATGAACaaagtttaaagttttgttaaatatacaaaGGAATAATATTGTCTTACTTATCTTTTGACAATCTTTCAATAAGTTGCTGCTTGAGTAGATGAGGACACCGGTGTGGACTCAGTGAacttggattttcagaaagcatttatcAAGTGCCACAATAATGCAGataattgttataaatgaagttcagtcaaactcAGTTAATGACACAAGTGATGTACCTTACTGACCACTATTATGACCTCTGCCCCTTTTTCATTTATGTGAATGAGATatatgaaggaatggtcaataaattatttaaattatttggcaAGTTTGGCAAATAAAAGATGGCACACAACTTTAACAGTTATAAACAAAGTAATGCATATGGGtgatcataatttaaattataatttggaCAAGAATAACCTTGAATATTCTGGTCATTCAGTCTCTAGAGCCATTGAAGCAGTATCCTGTTGCTAGTGGTTGGGCAAAAAGAATtttaagtagtatctatagaaatactgaatagAAGTTAAAAGATGTTGCAATTtcattttatagatttatttttaaaccacATTTGGAGTAATACGTTTAGTTATGAGCTCCTTATCtgtgaatgtgtgtttttcttagagcaaagccacaatagGTTTTGAATACAGaggagattcaaacccatgattttaacactgtaaatctgaagatttaccACTGTTCCAGAAGAGGACTCCTTATCTTAGGAAGGATACTGAATTGTTGGAGAGTTAAGAGACTGCTACTATGATGAAAAAGTTGACACACAGACAGATTATGAACTTCAAGATTAACTGATAAATGAAGAGTGAGAGGGAAggatgtaatgtttaaaattcagtgatgttgagaaaacccacttgtagagaaacatgtttgtaaaaatgagccatttttacaaataaaaatgtttaaaattgttaagtAAACTGCCATCAGAACGATGCATCATCATCTCTTATACTTAATGATGAGAATGGAAAGACAAAAACATGAATTTTGGTAGAATAGGGATTATCttctattaaaacaattttatttttctattacattAATAGAAATTCTATTACATTTCTTAACATTAAGGATGTGTCAGATGCAATAACTTGTAAaagatttcataaaatatttcaataaaggtTAGCTTTGaaaggtgtttgtttttatattttagtttggcAGATGgaacatcataaaatatttaaataataaatgttggcTTTGAGGGGTGTTTGATTTTATTCCATAGTTTGGCAGATGGAACATCTTTGATGGACCACAAGTTATACAAGCAACATGAAACagtattaatttctatttttaaatttagtaacAAGTAGTAAGTAATATACATTACTAATGTAGGAGATAGTGAACATTAGTGCTAGTTATCAATCAACACAATCTATATGACAAAACTGTCCCACTCAATAAACATGGTAAAAGCAATCTCTTCCAGCCACAGATGGCCTGTGCTACTTAAAATATCACTTAAAAAATTTGGGCTTTGTCCTTTATCTTCACTGATAAATAcactaaataaaagtaaaatgtatgtcATATAACTGTTGGCATGGTGAGTAAGTGGTGGTTTACATACTGACAGTTTTTGCCTCATAAATcaacttaatataattttaaaacaagtctaattaataaaaaaaacaagtaaggTACTTGAGAAATTAATAAATCTTTAGTGAGGGAAAATTCTGTTGAAGGAAATTTTACCCCAACTCTTTGGcaacttttgaaaaattaattttaacctgCCAACTTCATTAATCTGAAATACACACAAGCTTCAATAAAAATTCCACACAGTAAATCTGCAAAAAGTaactaaagttttcttaaaatCGAACCATGATGTGTATGGAATACAGCTTTACTAAAATCCTACAGAAAATTACATCTATCAGCAAAATACCAGGATTAGCAGATAATTAAACCAAAGTTGGGCAAGAAAAGTACAAATAACTGAAATCTTTATTCATAAACAAAGTTGTGTGATTTTAAATTATCAACTAGCAGAATTTTACTGTTTCAAGTAATAACTTTAACTGGCTGCTGGGGTGCAGATAATTTACAAAACCTGTCTGCAAAGGATCAGAAATCATGCAATACCAGATCGTAAAACTAGACTAGAGTCCTAGTGCAGTATCCTATAACCCTTAGATTACCTGAAAACAATTACCTTTCCaggtgaaaatgtaaaaatgaaagaattttacATCATATACAAACCTGTATAAATATCTGTACCACCCCTTGGAATGAATATGACCTCActaaaggaaacaaacaaaacaaaacaaaaggacCAAAGATACATATAATGTAATGAAAGATTACAACGTAACGAGTTGAGAAGAACAACGTTACCATACACACGACACCTGTAAAAAAGCAGCTAAGTATGTTCCATACTAGTCACCAAATTATTCTTTACACTACTAAACATTTATCAGAAGATTTTCACTAATTATCTCAAACTGCTTCAACATATTTTCTCTTCATAACCATAATAATGGCATTTTTTCCAGGCTGCATTAATTTTGTTATCCCAtcttttaaaatgcaaaataaatattctaagttAAAGTTTTTTCCACAAAATTTCACAAcagaaaaagaatatatatacagagatgccaactatttcaaatgactgagcataatgattgcagacagagccctttcaccattttagtccttttagatttgccacaaacaagacaatctggtgaatgaagcctctttttttccatcttgtgaacaatcacattggtgtttctatgccacttagaaaacgagaaaatACCCATCTAagcgagtgctgattggctgacaagcactgataacataactatggattcccccaggtacccagtatggagaagcaccgcactcaaactattggtagacgttggagatacaatttttttttttattatttattatttcaagtacaaacatgattatcgcaagtagccatttggactatgtcttttatttattatcaaaatttatctgtatctcactagaaattttcttttcacccctttcaagccatgggggaacaatttatcactttattgtataggcctatataatatataataatttggaagttGCAATAAGtcacaatatttgtttatacgagcatatagtcgtaatgtatacaccaaaatcataatgattatgctcaaatcgtaatggttggcatctctgtatattTACTACATGCATGGCAACCTGTGTCAATCTCTCActacatatacatacacaaaaatttaaattaccatAACTGGTGAACAAATTAAATTACCTTGTCAACATCCAgttgttctttctcttcttcTTTGCCAGTTTCACCTGAGTCACTTTCAATTTGGTTTTTTACCCATTCACTTTCCTGTTTTTCATCAGTGCTACCCAACATCTTATTTTCCATGTGCATCTTTTGAGAATACAATGAATCATATTCAACAGACATTTCTGAACAACCACTTTTCATGTCAACTTCACTATTGTTaactatttcaaacttttttttgtgtttcttctTCCTAAACTTTTTATCATCACCACTTCCTGTGGTCTCCATCAAATTATCTGCACTGATGACAACATTCTTTGAGGACATTTTCCAAGATGAATCATTGCATGAAGATTGTCCATAGACTGCACCATCACTTTCAGAAGCAACATTGTCAAGTTCTTTACCATCTTTAATCCTGTTACGTCTCTTCTTGTTTTTCAAGGTTTGgggcattttcattttttttttattgtcatctatgaaaagtttatttacacATATGTTTCTCTCAATAAGTTCTGTCCTGTTTTTCATATTCATGATTTCTAAAGTATCTTTTTAGTTAAGGATGTATTATTCTGTGTATATTCCTTCTAGTACCAGAATACTCTCTTCTATTATTGTGTATATTCCTTTTAGTACCAGATTACTCTCTTCTATTATTCTGTGTATATTCCTTCTAGTACCAGATTACTCTCTTCTATTATTGTGTATATTCCTTCTAGTACCAGATTACTCACTTCTATTATTGTGTATATTCCTTCTAGTACCAGATTACTCTCTTCTATTATTGTGTATATTCCTTCTAGTACCAGATTACTCTCTTCTATTATTGTGTATATTCCTTCTAGTACCAGATTACTctattctatgttttttctatatccacatttagttattattttcaaaaggtTTTGTGAAATATCTTCTCCTGACAccaacagtattttttttaaactggttttactGCACTTTGGAACTGGCTTGAATACTGCCTGAAAATcaaattgtttcttaaaatataatacataaagaCAAAACCTTTCTATATATTATAGCTAAATTTGTCTAGTATTTTCTGTAGCTACCAAACAGTTAACCagaggaaaacaaacaaaccatacattAACATACATTTTGTCAGGAGTACCTTTAGAAGTAAATCATTAGCTCCCAAACAGTTAACCagaggaaaacaaacaaaccatacattAACATCCATTTTGTCAGAAGTACCTTTAGAAGTAAATCATTAGCTCCCAAACAGTTAACCagaggaaaacaaacaaaccatacattAACATACATTTTGTCAGAAGTACCTTTAGAAGTAAATCATTAGCTCCCAAACAGTTAACCagaggaaaacaaacaaaccatacattAACATACATTTTGTCAGGAGTACCTttagaaataaatcattaattttttttaaacttctaaaattttacatttatcaaCATCAATCCATTACTCTTTGTATCTTCTTGAAAGTCAATCTAAAAGAAAACCTTATTAAGAACAAAAGTTACTTTTCTTGCAAAGGAATTTCATGAAAAAATGAGACATCCTCCATTCACTGACTGACAGAAATATTTTGAAGACAGGTGcatcaagtaaaaaaaacaacataataaaatagACATTTCTGAATATATAATAGACATGTCTGAATATATAACAGAAATGTCTGAATATATAATAGACATGTCT
Coding sequences within:
- the LOC143226827 gene encoding ribosomal RNA processing protein 36 homolog → MNMKNRTELIERNICVNKLFIDDNKKKMKMPQTLKNKKRRNRIKDGKELDNVASESDGAVYGQSSCNDSSWKMSSKNVVISADNLMETTGSGDDKKFRKKKHKKKFEIVNNSEVDMKSGCSEMSVEYDSLYSQKMHMENKMLGSTDEKQESEWVKNQIESDSGETGKEEEKEQLDVDKDEAHRTVLRQELAEMSFEELEKLKERIGSKLYNEALFGSQKTNNKYKKYSRANKNRPREVSSKAAVPLFREVYQVKRKVYRDPRFDDLSGTYHEDIFKNAYSFLSDIKAREKKELQEMLNIEDDPEKRKQIQFLLKRMKNQEKTERLKEVAKEKIRQEKQEIVNQLKEGKKPHFKNKSEKKKLELAERFEKLKKENKLTKYLERKRKKNATKERRHLPL